In one Saccharibacillus brassicae genomic region, the following are encoded:
- a CDS encoding sugar phosphate isomerase/epimerase family protein has protein sequence MKFSFCTIAWRHRTLKLDDMAYIISLLGYEGIEIWSKHLFEYQAALPALKKLLNHSKLQVPMITPYFDFTSSKKKWRDSVLEAETFIHLANEIDCRIIRCFTGRVGSEFATQREWENGVEGIQVIADKAAEFNIKIAIETHVNTLADRIESIQKLLKDVNRPNVGLVLDFYNLYENEKGMDPLLVIEKLYEHTIHVHAKNAEANLGLITPFNYVMEKDRAILGIRNLADGDLDYRAILNELNRRGYQGYVSIECFEVNRNPIRVAIDEIKFLREIKQPDFQPLG, from the coding sequence ATGAAGTTTAGTTTTTGTACAATCGCTTGGAGACATCGGACATTAAAGTTGGATGATATGGCTTATATTATTAGCTTACTCGGTTATGAAGGTATTGAAATCTGGAGTAAGCACTTGTTTGAATATCAAGCTGCATTGCCTGCTTTAAAAAAGCTTCTTAATCACAGTAAACTCCAAGTACCAATGATTACGCCTTACTTTGATTTTACGTCTTCCAAAAAGAAATGGAGAGACAGTGTTTTGGAGGCCGAAACATTCATCCATCTAGCTAATGAAATCGATTGTCGTATTATTCGTTGTTTTACAGGCAGAGTTGGAAGCGAGTTTGCCACACAACGAGAATGGGAGAATGGAGTGGAAGGAATACAAGTTATTGCGGATAAAGCAGCAGAGTTTAACATCAAAATAGCGATTGAAACACATGTGAATACACTCGCGGATCGAATTGAATCAATCCAGAAATTATTAAAGGATGTTAATCGTCCGAACGTGGGCTTGGTACTCGATTTTTATAATCTGTATGAAAATGAAAAAGGAATGGACCCGTTGCTCGTTATTGAGAAGCTCTATGAGCATACGATCCATGTACATGCCAAAAATGCGGAGGCTAACTTAGGCTTAATTACTCCCTTTAATTATGTGATGGAAAAAGATCGAGCAATACTCGGCATCCGAAACCTGGCTGACGGCGATCTAGACTATAGAGCAATTTTGAATGAATTAAATCGAAGAGGCTATCAGGGTTACGTGTCTATTGAATGCTTCGAAGTGAATCGTAATCCAATTCGCGTAGCGATAGACGAGATTAAGTTTTTGCGTGAGATAAAACAGCCGGATTTTCAGCCACTGGGTTAG
- a CDS encoding MATE family efflux transporter, with protein sequence MKAQEQMLKGIFEGPIVPIMIRIALPILIGNLLNYVYLVIDTYYIAMIDPKSSALLAGTGLLFPLFFVFEAIASSLAVGLSTVTGRLIGERKFEECKSLGISGFIMAMVLGIPFILVCYLFGPELIDMLAGDGLSSEAKAYGLEFLYSLAPGLIFMILIQVYGGILLGEGLTHVLAIAFTLMTVINLILDPIMIFGLGMGVTGAGLSTTIAMCFAFLYVMRFLKKGKSRIPLNFRFSMFNKRIVKEIVRIGLPQLLMTVSIYSITIIYNKIITTNFSENAMNAWTLTGRIDQVLIIPIIAIAGATMVFVSQNYGRNKLDRIKKALNVSMLFVFGISTVIAAFYVLVAPWLFARFTSIPEVVELATQQALIISFTFGFMAITWTICSFFQATGRPMPAVIIMYIRVILIIGLGLYFIYELDMGLNGIFISMVIGNIVTLPISFLWIKGHLKKVKFTSIFDNQSSVPSEKRV encoded by the coding sequence TTGAAAGCTCAAGAACAGATGCTAAAAGGAATTTTTGAAGGCCCGATAGTTCCGATTATGATAAGAATTGCGTTACCTATTTTGATCGGTAATTTGTTAAATTACGTCTATCTAGTTATTGATACATATTACATCGCCATGATAGATCCTAAATCTTCGGCTCTTTTAGCGGGAACGGGTCTGTTATTTCCTTTGTTTTTTGTTTTTGAAGCTATCGCTTCGAGTTTGGCTGTTGGCCTCAGTACCGTTACAGGACGGTTGATTGGCGAAAGAAAGTTTGAAGAATGCAAAAGCCTTGGAATCAGCGGGTTCATCATGGCAATGGTACTTGGAATTCCATTCATTCTCGTTTGTTATTTGTTCGGACCAGAGCTGATCGATATGCTCGCAGGAGATGGACTCAGTTCGGAAGCGAAGGCATATGGGTTGGAATTTTTGTACTCGTTAGCACCGGGCCTGATCTTTATGATTCTGATACAGGTCTATGGAGGCATCCTTCTTGGAGAAGGACTCACCCATGTGCTAGCGATCGCATTTACGCTCATGACAGTTATCAATTTGATTCTTGATCCAATTATGATTTTCGGTCTGGGCATGGGGGTCACCGGTGCTGGGTTGTCCACAACAATTGCAATGTGTTTTGCATTTCTGTATGTTATGCGATTTCTGAAGAAAGGGAAATCAAGAATTCCTTTAAACTTTAGGTTTTCCATGTTTAATAAACGCATTGTGAAGGAAATCGTGCGTATTGGTTTACCGCAATTGCTGATGACGGTTTCCATTTATTCAATTACCATTATCTACAATAAAATTATTACAACCAATTTTAGTGAAAATGCGATGAACGCCTGGACTTTAACCGGGAGGATCGATCAAGTTTTGATCATACCTATTATTGCTATTGCGGGGGCTACAATGGTTTTTGTTTCTCAGAATTATGGACGTAACAAGCTTGATCGCATTAAGAAAGCATTGAACGTTAGTATGCTCTTCGTTTTCGGAATATCTACTGTTATTGCTGCCTTCTATGTATTAGTGGCGCCTTGGTTATTTGCAAGGTTCACTTCTATACCTGAAGTGGTGGAACTGGCGACTCAACAAGCACTCATTATATCGTTTACATTCGGATTCATGGCCATTACATGGACTATTTGCTCCTTCTTTCAAGCAACAGGTCGGCCAATGCCTGCTGTCATTATTATGTATATAAGAGTCATTCTCATTATTGGCCTTGGTTTATACTTCATTTACGAGTTGGATATGGGTTTAAATGGTATATTTATCTCGATGGTTATTGGCAACATTGTAACTTTACCGATCTCTTTCCTATGGATAAAGGGACATCTCAAAAAAGTGAAGTTCACATCTATTTTTGATAATCAATCTTCAGTACCGAGCGAAAAGCGAGTATAG